The sequence ACGACGGCACGGAGACTCGCTATGAACTGGTGGACGGGGTGCTAGTGGAAATGGGGGCTGAAAATACCGGTAACATCAACATTGCCATGTTTTTGGTGGTAATGTTTGCCCAGCTTGTGCCCATCGATCGCATCTTGCGAGGCAGTGAAATTGTCGTTTCCAGGAGCTACGCCAGTACCCGTTACCCTGATTTGATTGTGCTAACCGAGAATGGAGTAACCCTGCTACCAAGGAATCAGCGATCGCTCATTACCTTAGAAATGCCTGCCCCAGCGTTGGTGGTGGAAGTAGTCTCCCCTGGTGATGAAGAGAGTGACAACTACCGTCGAGACTACATCGAGAAACGTCAGGAATATGCAGCACGGGGCATTCCAGAGTATTGGATTGTTGACCCGGATCGTCGCGTGGTACTGGTGCTGACCCTCCAGGGACAGGTCTACCAAGAGCAACGATTTGAGGGCACAGCGACGATCGTCTCCCCTACGTTTCCCCCCTTGACCTTGACCGCAGAGCAGATTTTGACCGCTGGTAAGTAAACTACAATCAGCAATAATCAGCAGTGCAGATGGTTAGGAGTACCCAATGACAATCACCTCTGGCAGGCTACAGACTAGCACTACACCTCTCCCCATGACCCTTGAGGAGTACCTGAACTATGACGACGGCACGGAGACTCGCTATGAACTGGTGGACGGGGTGCTAGTGGAAATGGGGGCTGAGAGTACCATTAATACCCA is a genomic window of Cyanobacteriota bacterium containing:
- a CDS encoding Uma2 family endonuclease — its product is MTITSGRLQTSTTPLPMTLEEYLNYDDGTETRYELVDGVLVEMGAENTGNINIAMFLVVMFAQLVPIDRILRGSEIVVSRSYASTRYPDLIVLTENGVTLLPRNQRSLITLEMPAPALVVEVVSPGDEESDNYRRDYIEKRQEYAARGIPEYWIVDPDRRVVLVLTLQGQVYQEQRFEGTATIVSPTFPPLTLTAEQILTAGK